The following DNA comes from Fibrobacter sp. UWB5.
TTCCTTGATGGTCTGGTTAGCAATATCCTTCATGACCGGCGGGTCGTTGATGGACTTGACCGTGAACACGGCGTCAGACTTGGCAGATGCGCCTTCGGGGTCAGTCACCGTGAAGGTCACCTTTTCAGAACCGTTCCAGTTCTTGGTCGGCTTCTTGATAGTGGCAACACCGTTGCCATCGATTTCAATCTTGAGCTGCTTGTTGCCAGAAACAGTCCACTTGAGGCTCTTGAAGGAATGATCCGGGTCAGAAGCGAGGTCTGCAAGATTGATCGAAGCAAATTCATGCTTTTCTTCGATCATCTGGTCCGGAACCTTCTTGAGGGTCGGCACGTCGTTCACAGACTGCACCGTGAACAGAGCCTTGGAGGTAGCCTTGGCACCTTCGGGGTCAGTGACCGTGAAGGTGATTTCGTCGGCACCGTTCCAGTACTTGTTCGGGATCTTGATGTTAGCCACATGCTGGGCGTCGATTTCGACCGTGAGGCCAGCATTCTTGCCGTTAGCAGACTTCACATCGACAGTGAACTGGAGATCAGAGAGCTTGTTGTCGAGGTCGCGGACCATTTCGCCGAGCTTGATCGGCTTGAACTGTTCCTTTTCCTTGATAGTCTGCGGAGCAACCTGCTTCGTGAATTCCGGAACGTCGTTCACGGATTCCACAGTGTAAGCGACAGTGCGTTCATCCGTTGCACCTTCCGGGTCAGTGACCTTGATGGTGAGCGTTTCAGAACCGTTCCACTGCGGGCTCGGCGGAGTGACCTTCAGCACGCGGCCTTCGAGGGACACCTTGAGTTCGCGGTTACCCGTAACAGTCCACTTGAGCTTGTCCTTAGAGTGGTCAAGGTCTTCGACAAACTTGTCGAGTTCGACCGGCTTGAAGGAACCCTTTTCCTTGATGGTCTGTTCAGCAATATCCTTCATGGCCGGCGGGTCGTTGATAGACTTGATAGAAAGCTTGAACTGAGTAGAAGCCTTGCCACCGTCGGGGTCGGTAGCAGTGAGGGTAATGGTTTCAGAACCGTTCCAGAGTTCGGACGGAGTCTTGAAAGAAATTTCGCGAGTCTTGTTGTTCAGGTTGACCTTGATGTCCTTATTACCTGCGATGTCGATCTTCAACTGGGAGAGATCGTGGTCGGCATCGGAGAGATAGTCATCAAGCATGACAGAAGAGAATTCGTTCTTTTCTTCGATCGTCTGGTCCGGAATCTTCTTGAACACAGGAATATCGTTAATGGACTTGACAGTAAATGTCACCTGCTGCTTGGCAGAAGCACCTTCCGGGTCAGTCACGGTGAAGGTTGCCACAGCGGTACCGTTCCAGCTCGGGTCCGGAATTTCGATAGAAGCAACATGATCGTCACCGATATTTACAGACAAAGTACCGGACTGCGGTTCCTTGCCCTGGTGCTTCACGTCAGCTTCCCAAGAAAGTTCAGAATTCTTGTGGTCAGCATCCTTCACATATTCATCGAGCTTGATCTTAGCAAAGGTCTTCTTTTCGTCGATGGTCTGGTTAGGAATCTGCTTCACGATCTGCGGCACGTCGTTCACGGAGTTCACCGTGAAGCTGTTTTCAGATTCAGCGCAAGCGCCAGCCGGGTCGCAAACCTTGAACTTGAGAGATTCAGAGCCGTTCCACATCTTGGACGGAATCTTGATGGTAGCGGTCTTGCCGGCGATATTGACGGCGAGATCCTTGTTGCCAGAAACAGTCCACTTAAGTTGTTCGAAAGGATGGTCGGGATCCTTGACCAGCTTGTCCAGTTCGATCGGCTTGAATTCCTGCTTTTCTTCAATGGTCTGGTCTTGGATTTCCTGCACAAATTCAGGAGCGTCGTTCACAGACTTGACCGTGAACTTGGCGGTTGCCTTGGCGGAAGCACCGGCGGCGTCAGTTGCGGTGAAGGTCACGGTTTCAGTGCCGTTCCAGAATTCGTTCGGGATCTTGATATTAGCAGAACCGTACTTGTCGATATCGAACTTCAGGTCCTTGTTGCCCGAAATGCTCCACTTGAGCTTCATGACATCGTCATCGACATCGGTCACATAGTCAGAAAGGCTAATGGATTCGAATTCGTTCTTTTCTTCGATGGTCTGGTCCGG
Coding sequences within:
- a CDS encoding tandem-95 repeat protein, which gives rise to MKRKNWSVAALLASVSILASIGIAQEENSAPSVMGIPGESINEGGKFAPIKLDKYVSDDHDKADKLKWSVSGNKQLKVSISPERVATIEIPSKYWNGSEDITFMATDTKGAVGSETVNFNVESVNNPPEVKQIPDQTIDEGKSFTKIKLDDFVTDPDHPKNQILWEFDIQPVGKDQADGDLNVEIDPNRVASVIIPDQNWYGSAKIKFTATDGEYASASTTANFVVKPINDAPVIKKIPDQTIEEKNEFESISLSDYVTDVDDDVMKLKWSISGNKDLKFDIDKYGSANIKIPNEFWNGTETVTFTATDAAGASAKATAKFTVKSVNDAPEFVQEIQDQTIEEKQEFKPIELDKLVKDPDHPFEQLKWTVSGNKDLAVNIAGKTATIKIPSKMWNGSESLKFKVCDPAGACAESENSFTVNSVNDVPQIVKQIPNQTIDEKKTFAKIKLDEYVKDADHKNSELSWEADVKHQGKEPQSGTLSVNIGDDHVASIEIPDPSWNGTAVATFTVTDPEGASAKQQVTFTVKSINDIPVFKKIPDQTIEEKNEFSSVMLDDYLSDADHDLSQLKIDIAGNKDIKVNLNNKTREISFKTPSELWNGSETITLTATDPDGGKASTQFKLSIKSINDPPAMKDIAEQTIKEKGSFKPVELDKFVEDLDHSKDKLKWTVTGNRELKVSLEGRVLKVTPPSPQWNGSETLTIKVTDPEGATDERTVAYTVESVNDVPEFTKQVAPQTIKEKEQFKPIKLGEMVRDLDNKLSDLQFTVDVKSANGKNAGLTVEIDAQHVANIKIPNKYWNGADEITFTVTDPEGAKATSKALFTVQSVNDVPTLKKVPDQMIEEKHEFASINLADLASDPDHSFKSLKWTVSGNKQLKIEIDGNGVATIKKPTKNWNGSEKVTFTVTDPEGASAKSDAVFTVKSINDPPVMKDIANQTIKE